In Pseudophryne corroboree isolate aPseCor3 chromosome 7, aPseCor3.hap2, whole genome shotgun sequence, a single window of DNA contains:
- the LOC134943856 gene encoding myeloid-associated differentiation marker-like yields MDFRALVSPLLILRFFQIFFSCTAFSLVASVDAFHNQYGAWSMFTWILCFVMTILIVALELSGFCHKIPISWEDFTSAFSMLASLMLFTTSIMYPAVFLNGGCSGHSCACSGAATAMSILCFFAYAIEVGLTRAKPGEISGFLSTIPGLLKVFEAYVACIIFSLLPGSYPYPGLQWSVAVYSICFIITTLIIILTIGRLLPSLPINFERVLIGFNFLAVAMYITATVVWPIYFFKSVPNRDGCQAYSICLWDNGVGITILTIINLLAYIVDTAYSLRMVFFTVQA; encoded by the coding sequence ATGGATTTCCGTGCCTTGGTGTCACCCTTGCTAATCTTGCGCTTCTTTCAGATCTTCTTCTCCTGCACAGCCTTCAGCCTAGTGGCCAGCGTAGATGCGTTCCATAATCAATATGGCGCCTGGAGTATGTTTACATGGATCCTTTGCTTTGTGATGACCATTCTAATCGTCGCTCTGGAGCTTTCTGGGTTCTGTCACAAAATCCCCATCTCCTGGGAGGACTTCACCTCGGCTTTCTCCATGTTGGCTTCCTTGATGCTCTTCACCACTTCCATCATGTATCCTGCCGTCTTCTTAAATGGAGGTTGCAGTGGACACAGCTGTGCCTGTAGTGGGGCAGCTACCGCCATGTCCATCCTGTGCTTCTTTGCTTATGCCATCGAGGTGGGCCTCACCCGGGCAAAGCCTGGGGAGATTAGCGGCTTCCTGTCTACCATCCCAGGCCTCTTGAAGGTCTTTGAGGCCTATGTGGCATGTATCATCTTCTCCCTCCTTCCTGGCTCCTACCCATACCCTGGTCTCCAGTGGTCAGTGGCTGTATACTCTATATGCTTCATCATCACCACACTTATAATCATCCTTACAATCGGACGCCTCTTGCCAAGTCTGCCCATTAACTTTGAAAGAGTCCTCATTGGTTTCAACTTTTTGGCCGTGGCAATGTATATTACAGCTACAGTTGTATGGCCCATATACTTTTTCAAGTCTGTTCCAAATAGAGACGGGTGTCAAGCTTACTCTATCTGTCTATGGGATAATGGTGTTGGTATTACTATTCTCACTATTATTAACCTGCTGGCTTATATCGTAGATACGGCATATTCCCTCAGGATGGTTTTCTTCACAGTCCAAGCCTAG